A window from Esox lucius isolate fEsoLuc1 chromosome 16, fEsoLuc1.pri, whole genome shotgun sequence encodes these proteins:
- the zhx2a gene encoding zinc fingers and homeoboxes protein 2 has product MASRRKTTTPCRADADDRPDDVTEQDDPGEMEVDPSANDSGAVENGSTDMLPGEDWNSGTEPGCSRQESPAPEKPEVQDSKPQRKQSGGYECKYCPFSTPNLNEFKEHVDSSHPNVILNPLYLCAVCNFNTKKFDTLTEHNERFHPGESNFKFKRIKLNNQTILEQTIERASSAVVCDSTNSTLTGDFGTFPLSKSTNVKISKPKTDNKRLLTENLSERLNPELAKKQITAVNVNGTVIIPEATLKDGLSHIMPSLQRPPNYNLVPKIAVPLNTSKYNPSLDCNLTLITSFNKFPYPTQAELSWLTAASKHPEDEIKVWFTTQRLKQGISWSPEEVEEARKKMFNGTIHSVPQTTFTVLNSAQLTQANKGQQSLVQTVPFNLLGQTSYVLTPVANGSTVSRSPITLTMANQVVQSVKRPLAAPVVVSEIKRPSIIQTIQAPTTKLVASPKPSFTSDTNKTPDQIAVLKASYTQCQFPEEEEVYRLIESTGLSRGEIKKWFSEQRLLNHKVVPQVIKIEPQVSNDIQPKKAVPTQFPLLERLKGKSSEQLNMLEESFQRSSSPTEADVNNLVVGTRLSKTEIDCWFSERRALQDNLQQALANCLGSKPLEEPRGIGLLNGIHELDNKVRTSPLPVVTTSSNTSQEPIDCKSLELLKEVFSQTQWPSPEEYSQLEAQTGLDRTEMVRWFKDNRSALKNGTLEWMDRFQNVHGKAGQNGPSSSTSAIAEQPPSGTPKQHLTEARVSLKGEDVAEKLPDRSKLINQDIVQWFTSKLGQSMTDISRTRDQHGQTSVDRSRWVKVTMAVGDETKGALENQRVVSEPEVLVGDQPSQVTG; this is encoded by the coding sequence ATGGCCAGTCGAAGGAAGACCACGACCCCATGCAGAGCTGATGCTGACGACCGACCTGATGACGTGACGGAACAGGACGATCCAGGTGAGATGGAGGTGGATCCGTCGGCGAATGACAGCGGCGCCGTCGAGAACGGCTCCACGGACATGCTACCTGGAGAGGACTGGAACTCTGGGACGGAACCTGGTTGTTCGCGCCAGGAGTCGCCGGCACCAGAGAAACCAGAGGTGCAGGATTCCAAGCCACAGAGGAAACAGTCGGGGGGCTACGAATGCAAGTACTGTCCGTTCTCTACGCCGAACCTAAACGAGTTCAAAGAGCATGTCGACTCCAGTCACCCTAATGTCATTCTCAACCCGCTCTACCTGTGTGCTGTGTGCAACTTCAACACAAAGAAGTTTGACACCCTGACGGAGCACAACGAAAGGTTTCATCCAGGGGAGAGCAACTTTAAGTTCAAAAGAATCAAGCTGAACAATCAGACCATCCTGGAGCAGACGATCGAGAGAGCAAGCAGCGCTGTCGTCTGTGATTCCACCAACAGCACTCTAACTGGAGACTTTGGCACTTTCCCACTCAGCAAATCCACAAATGTGAAAATCAGTAAGCCAAAAACAGACAATAAAAGGTTATTGACAGAAAATCTATCTGAGAGACTCAACCCTGAGCTCGCCAAAAAGCAGATCACAGCAGTGAATGTGAACGGGACTGTGATCATACCAGAAGCAACCCTAAAAGACGGACTTTCTCATATCATGCCTTCTCTTCAGCGTCCACCTAACTACAACTTAGTACCAAAAATCGCTGTCCCTTTGAACACCTCCAAGTACAATCCTTCACTAGACTGTAACCTGACACTCATCACATCCTTCAACAAGTTCCCGTACCCAACTCAAGCAGAGCTATCCTGGCTTACCGCGGCCTCAAAGCATCCAGAGGATGAGATCAAAGTGTGGTTTACCACCCAGAGGCTAAAGCAGGGCATCAGCTGGTCCCCGGAAGAAGTAGAGGAAGCCAGAAAGAAGATGTTTAACGGTACCATTCATTCAGTCCCACAGACAACCTTCACTGTATTAAACAGTGCCCAGCTGACTCAAGCCAACAAAGGCCAGCAGTCCCTTGTTCAAACCGTCCCATTTAACCTTCTTGGACAGACCAGTTATGTGTTGACGCCGGTCGCAAACGGTTCAACCGTCAGTCGTTCGCCTATTACGTTAACCATGGCCAACCAGGTGGTGCAGTCTGTAAAGCGACCCTTGGCAGCTCCGGTAGTTGTCTCTGAGATCAAACGTCCCTCCATAATCCAAACAATTCAGGCACCTACAACGAAACTGGTGGCTTCGCCTAAACCCAGCTTCACTTCTGACACCAATAAAACTCCAGACCAGATTGCGGTGCTAAAAGCTAGCTACACCCAGTGCCAGTTCcctgaagaggaggaggtgtatCGTCTCATCGAGTCCACCGGCCTCTCCAGGGGTGAGATCAAAAAGTGGTTCAGCGAGCAACGCCTTCTCAACCACAAGGTGGTGCCTCAGGTGATCAAGATCGAGCCCCAGGTGTCGAATGACATTCAGCCCAAAAAGGCAGTCCCAACACAGTTTCCTCTCCTAGAGAGGCTTAAAGGTAAATCCTCTGAGCAGCTCAATATGCTAGAGGAGAGTTTCCAGAGGAGCAGTTCCCCCACAGAAGCTGACGTCAACAACCTTGTCGTGGGCACAAGGCTCTCTAAGACCGAGATCGACTGCTGGTTCTCAGAGCGCAGAGCGCTCCAGGACAATCTTCAGCAAGCTCTGGCAAACTGCTTGGGTTCAAAACCCCTCGAGGAGCCACGGGGAATAGGTCTACTGAATGGTATTCATGAACTGGACAACAAAGTCCGGACCTCACCTCTTCCCGTTGTCACAACCTCCTCCAACACCAGCCAAGAGCCCATTGACTGCAAATCGTTGGAACTCCTCAAAGAAGTGTTCAGCCAAACCCAGTGGCCATCGCCAGAGGAGTACAGTCAGCTGGAAGCCCAGACTGGGCTGGATCGCACCGAGATGGTCCGCTGGTTCAAGGACAACCGTTCCGCCCTGAAGAACGGAACCTTGGAGTGGATGGATCGGTTCCAGAATGTCCACGGCAAAGCAGGACAGAACGGCCCGAGCTCGTCGACATCAGCCATCGCCGAACAACCCCCGAGCGGCACTCCTAAGCAGCACCTAACGGAGGCCCGGGTGTCCCTGAAGGGGGAAGACGTGGCGGAGAAGCTCCCGGATAGGTCGAAACTCATCAACCAGGACATAGTTCAGTGGTTTACCAGTAAGCTGGGCCAGAGCATGACGGACATCAGCAGGACCAGGGACCAACATGGCCAGACCAGCGTGGACAGAAGCAGGTGGGTGAAGGTGACCATGGCTGTTGGGGACGAGACTAAAGGTGCTTTAGAGAACCAGAGGGTCGTATCAGAGCCAGAGGTGCTGGTGGGAGACCAGCCGAGCCAGGTGACCGGTTGA